Proteins encoded by one window of Methanoculleus sp. SDB:
- a CDS encoding threonine--tRNA ligase (catalyzes the formation of threonyl-tRNA(Thr) from threonine and tRNA(Thr); catalyzes a two-step reaction, first charging a threonine molecule by linking its carboxyl group to the alpha-phosphate of ATP, followed by transfer of the aminoacyl-adenylate to its tRNA) — protein MRILLIHSDHISYEARKKTPVAEEEISPADALDEALTAFCAVEAGDEENPADIIARTADEIAETAGKLNTDRVMVYPYAHLSSDLSSPDVAVRVLRGIEERLKSTTSLTVKRAPFGWYKAFSLVCKGHPLSELSRTITPGEESAAEKKVVEHEFFVLTPDGERKEPAEFLGSGDLGLLITKETGLAVPAGGEPLHVELMRAKELVDYEPRSDVGHHRWMPKGKLVRDLLADYVLSLVLDYGGMPVETPVMYDLADRAINEHAAKFGERQYRFASGNRNMMLRFAACFGMFTIMHDMHISKNTLPMKMYELSTYSFRHEQKGECIGLKRLRAFTMPDMHTLCRDMDDALASFEEQLMMGWRTGRDLSTPLAGVFRCTQDFYAENEGWVKKIVAMSDVPMLIELLSDRVHYWIAKVDLAAIDGQGRPIENPTVQIDVESARRFDIKYYEDGDAVYPPILHCSPTGSIERVICALLENTARQDVPRLPLWLSPVQVRLVPVSDRNVACAERAAETLTRAGIRADLDDREESVNKKVREAGMEWVPYVAVVGDREEETGTLTVTIRSLSEPKKPYKESFSVDALAARVHEETGDMPIRPLYTAKKLSKRPRFI, from the coding sequence ATGCGAATCCTGTTGATACACTCTGACCACATATCCTACGAGGCACGGAAAAAGACCCCCGTTGCGGAGGAGGAGATCTCCCCTGCAGACGCGCTCGACGAGGCGCTCACCGCCTTTTGTGCGGTGGAGGCGGGCGATGAGGAGAACCCGGCCGATATCATCGCCCGGACGGCGGACGAGATTGCCGAGACGGCAGGAAAACTGAATACGGACCGGGTGATGGTATACCCCTACGCCCACCTCTCCAGCGATCTTTCTTCGCCGGATGTTGCGGTCCGTGTGCTTCGGGGAATAGAGGAGCGCCTGAAGAGCACCACGTCGCTGACGGTTAAAAGAGCTCCGTTCGGCTGGTACAAGGCCTTTTCGCTCGTCTGCAAGGGCCATCCCCTCTCCGAACTCTCCCGGACAATCACCCCCGGGGAGGAGAGCGCGGCTGAAAAAAAGGTTGTCGAGCATGAATTCTTCGTCCTTACCCCGGACGGCGAGCGGAAGGAACCCGCGGAGTTCCTCGGTTCCGGCGATCTCGGGCTGCTGATCACAAAGGAAACCGGGCTTGCCGTACCGGCAGGCGGCGAACCGCTGCACGTGGAGCTGATGCGCGCAAAGGAGCTTGTCGACTACGAGCCGAGAAGCGATGTCGGGCACCACCGCTGGATGCCGAAGGGAAAGCTGGTCCGCGATCTGCTGGCCGATTACGTGCTTTCCCTTGTGCTCGACTACGGCGGCATGCCGGTCGAAACCCCGGTGATGTATGATCTCGCCGACCGGGCGATCAACGAGCATGCGGCAAAGTTCGGGGAACGGCAGTACCGGTTCGCAAGCGGGAACCGGAATATGATGCTCCGGTTTGCCGCCTGTTTCGGGATGTTTACGATTATGCACGACATGCATATCTCGAAGAACACGCTTCCCATGAAGATGTACGAACTCTCCACCTACTCGTTCCGCCACGAGCAGAAGGGGGAGTGCATCGGTTTAAAACGCCTGCGTGCCTTCACGATGCCCGACATGCACACCCTCTGCCGCGATATGGACGACGCCCTTGCGTCTTTCGAGGAGCAGCTGATGATGGGCTGGCGGACAGGTCGCGATCTCTCCACTCCGCTTGCCGGCGTGTTCCGGTGCACACAGGATTTTTACGCTGAAAACGAAGGGTGGGTTAAGAAGATCGTCGCCATGTCGGACGTACCGATGCTCATCGAGCTTCTCAGCGACCGGGTGCACTACTGGATTGCCAAGGTGGATCTCGCCGCTATCGACGGTCAGGGCCGTCCGATAGAAAATCCGACGGTTCAGATCGACGTGGAGAGCGCCCGCCGGTTCGATATCAAATACTATGAAGACGGGGATGCGGTGTATCCCCCGATCCTTCACTGTTCTCCGACGGGCAGTATCGAGCGCGTCATCTGTGCCCTGCTGGAAAACACCGCGCGGCAGGACGTTCCCCGGCTGCCGCTCTGGCTCTCCCCGGTGCAGGTGCGGCTTGTCCCGGTCTCGGACCGGAACGTCGCATGTGCGGAGAGGGCTGCTGAAACCCTGACCCGTGCAGGCATCCGAGCCGACCTCGATGACAGGGAGGAGAGCGTGAATAAAAAGGTCCGCGAAGCAGGAATGGAATGGGTCCCCTATGTTGCGGTGGTGGGTGATCGCGAAGAGGAAACAGGCACGCTGACCGTCACTATCCGGAGCCTTTCGGAACCGAAAAAGCCGTATAAAGAATCTTTCAGTGTGGATGCGCTTGCAGCCAGGGTGCATGAGGAGACGGGTGATATGCCGATCCGCCCGCTCTATACGGCCAAAAAACTCTCGAAAAGACCGCGTTTCATCTGA
- a CDS encoding deoxycytidine triphosphate deaminase, with amino-acid sequence MILVDWQIRDRIARGFIGVDPFDPNLVQPNSLDIRLGDHFVWYNPGAGIIDPYNAVSIRAGTDEHRAAHIDIPPGKFLLAETLECVSLPDNIVASIEGKSSIARLGIALHQTGGWIDAGFRGTITLEISNANQRPVRLYAGMPIGQLVFYTTERAERPYFLKGDAKYLDQRQATLSRYDLNPRSETP; translated from the coding sequence ATGATCCTTGTTGACTGGCAGATCCGGGATCGCATCGCCCGGGGTTTTATCGGGGTTGATCCGTTTGATCCGAACCTCGTACAGCCGAATTCGCTTGACATCAGGCTCGGCGATCACTTTGTCTGGTACAATCCCGGTGCCGGGATAATCGATCCCTATAATGCCGTGTCGATCCGTGCCGGGACCGATGAACACCGTGCTGCGCATATCGACATTCCGCCCGGCAAATTCCTGCTCGCCGAAACACTGGAGTGCGTGAGCCTTCCCGATAACATCGTGGCAAGTATCGAGGGCAAGAGCAGCATCGCCCGCCTCGGTATCGCACTGCACCAGACGGGAGGGTGGATTGATGCGGGTTTCCGGGGCACAATCACCCTCGAGATCTCGAACGCAAACCAGCGGCCGGTGCGTCTCTATGCGGGCATGCCGATCGGTCAGCTTGTATTCTACACGACAGAACGGGCCGAACGCCCCTATTTTTTAAAGGGGGATGCGAAATACCTGGATCAGCGACAGGCGACCCTCTCCCGGTACGACCTGAATCCGCGGTCCGAAACACCCTGA